From the Pseudomonas monsensis genome, the window GACCTGGAACCTGTTCGCCAAGGCCGATCTGGCGGCACTCTGGGCGCGTGCCGGGGACGGTTCGATGCCGTTCGCCGTAGGCTTTGACATTGCCATTGCGATGCCGCTGTCGTGGCTGCCGCTGATCGCTGACTATTCGCGGTTCGGCAAGCGTGCGAAGAACGTCTTCGGTGGCACGGCCATCGGTTTCTTCATCGGCAATTTCTGGCTGATGAGCCTCGGCGTGGCCTACACCCTGGCGTTCGCGCCGAGCGGTGAAGTCAATGCGTTGCTGCTGGCTTTGGCCGGTGCCGGCCTGGGGATTCCGCTGTTGCTGATTCTGCTCGACGAATCGGAAAACGCGTTTGCCGATATTCACTCGGCGGCGGTATCGAGCGGGATTCTGCTGCGCTTGAAGGTCGAGCATCTGGCCTTGGCCATCGGCGTGCTTTGCACGCTGATCGCGCTGCTGGCGCCATTGGCGCAATACCAGAACTTTCTGTTGCTGATCGGCTCGGTGTTCGCGCCGCTGTTCGGCGTGGTGCTGGTGGATCACTTCATCCTGCGCAAGCGCAGTGCTCAGGTCGCGTCAGCTGCATTGCGCTGGCCGGCGCTGTTGGCGTGGCTGGGCGGGATCAGCACCTACCACTTGCTGGCGAACTTGTATCCGGACGTCGGCGCGACCCTGCCGGCACTGGTGCTGGCAGGGCTGTTGCAACTGGTGCTCGGTCGAGCCTTCAGTTACGGCCCGGAAACAGCTCGGGTTTGACGATGCCGTTCAGACGCGGGTAAGGAATCTTCAGTTCGACGTGGCCCAGCGCGTAAGGCGCGAGGGTGCTCACGTCGTACTTGAGGATCACGCCACCGTAGGTCAGCGCCACATTCGGGGTTTTCACGAACGGCCAGTTCTTCACGAACTCGGCTTCCTGATCGAGCTTGGTGCTGATCAGCCAGCTGTTGTGCGCCACTTGCGCGGCCTTCCAGAACGCCTCTTCCTGACCCGGCAGCAACATGTCCGACAGGTTCAGCACTTTATGCTGCTGGCGCGAATAGTTGATGAAACCGCGACCCGGGGTGCCATGGGCGCCGCCGGTGTCGAGGTAACTCGACAGCTCGATGATCACCAAGCCGTCATGCTGCTCGCGTACCTTGGCCTGCAAATAGCTGCTGTTGCGCGGGCCAGCGGTGCGCAGGAACTGCTCGCGATAGGCCGCCAGCGTTGGCGCTACCGGTTCATTCGCCTCGGTGCGGGTCATTTGCAGTAGGCGTTTTTCGATAATGCCGTCCAGGGCAGGCTCGGCCGGGAAGTGCAGGGTGTCGATGTTCACCAGCGGGCAGTCCGGGTTGGAGCAACCGGGTTTCAGGGTTTCCGATGCGTCGCGGGTGGTTTCCAGCGGCGTGCGGTAGTTGGGCTGGAACAGGTTGGCGCAGGCGCCCAGGGTCAGGGCGATGGCGGCCACAGAGGCAATTTTGAAAAGCGACATGGGCGTCCTTTCTGAAACAGGGGAAGGCAAAAAGTTATCCGCTTCGACTCTCGCCGAAGCAGTCAGTTCGCCACTAAGCTAATTAGAGTGGGTTTCGCCGCCACCGTCCATCCCGCTGACGGTAAAGGGGCTGCATCAATCATCACGAGCGCGTTAGGATGGCGCGAAGTCGGGGTTGCCAGTGACAACAAGGAACCTCGTATCGGATTTGCAGTAAAGAGGATGTTCATGACTGATTTTGCCAACGCCACGCCGGCCACCGTTGATGTCGTAAAGCGCGAGCGCTGCTACCAGGGTTTCTACAAGCTCGACCGTTTGCACCTGCGCCATGAATTGTTCGCTGGTGGCATGAGTCGCGAGATCGACCGTGAGGTCTTCGTGCGTCACGACGCGGTGTGCCTGCTGCCTTACGATCCGCAGCGCGACGAAGTGGTGCTGATCGAGCAGTTTCGCGTCGGCGCCCTGGGCAAGACCGACAACCCGTGGCTGGTGGAACTGGTCGCCGGTCTGATCGACAAGGCAGAAGTGCCGGAAGAGGTTGCTCACCGCGAGGCGCAGGAGGAAGCTGGACTGGACATCAAGGCCCTGTGGCCGATGACCCAATATTTCCCGTCGCCGGGTGGCAGCAACGAATTCGTGTACTTGTTTCTGGGGCGTTGCAGCACCGAAGGCGTAGGCGGCCTGCATGGGCTGGAGGAAGAGGCAGAAGATATCCGCGTCACGGTCTGGGCCTTTGAAGATGCCTTGCAGGCTGTCCGTGACGGACGCATTGCCAATGCGGCGAGCATCATCGCCTTGCAGTGGCTGGCGCTTAACCGCGCCGAAGTGAGGGGGCTATGGTCGTAAACAAGCTGCGCGATCGTTATCGGGTTGACCTGGCGGGGCTGCAAGCTGCCTGCGAGGCCAACTACGCGCGCCTGATGCGACTGGTGCCGGACATGCGCAATGACCCCGAGGCACGGCGCATTGCCGTGACCCAGGGCGAGCAGATGCTCGGCGTACTGGCCCTCGAAGTGCTGCAGACCTGTCCGTACACCACCACGTTGCAGGTGCGTCAGGAACACAGCCTGCCGTGGTTGCCGGTGCCGCAACTGGAGGTTCAGGTCTATCACGACGCGCGCATGGCCGAAGTGATCAGCGCCGAACATGCACGACGCTTTCGCGGCATCTATCCTTACCCGAACGCCGCGATGCATCAGCCGGATGAAAAGGCCCAGCTCAATCTGTTCCTGGGGGAATGGCTGAGCCATTGTCTGGCCCTGGGGCACGAGTACGAAGTCGTTCGCTAGTTGTGAACTGCGTCCGGTTCGTCGGTTTCCCCTTTCGCTCATCCCCCAGCATAATTGCGGCACCTGACCGATTCCGTGCTTTTGCCCTGGGAGAGCGCCTTGCCGAGCGTATCCACGTTGACCACCGCCGATGCGGCGTTGCTGGTGCAGTTGTCCGACAGCCATTTATTCGCTGAAGCGGATAGCACGCTGTTGGGCATGAACACCCGTCAAAGCCTGCAAAAGGTCATCGAATTGGTGCTGGGGCAGCAGCCGCAGATCGACCTGATTCTGGCCACCGGCGATATCTCCCAGGACGGCACACTGGAGTCATACCAGCAGTTTCGCCAGATGAGCGCGCAGATCGCTGCCCCGGCGCGGTGGATCCCCGGCAATCACGACGAGCCGATGATCATGGCCGAGGCTGCCGTGCAGAGCGCGTTGCTGGAATCGGTGGTCGATATCGGTAACTGGCGGGTGACGCTGCTCGATTCGGCGGTGCCGGGTTCGGTGCCGGGGTATTTGCAGGACGACCAGTTGCAACTGCTGGCCCGTTCGCTGAGCGAAGCGCCGGAGCGCCATCATTTGGTGTGCCTGCACCATCATCCGGTGTCGATCGGTTGTGCGTGGATGGCGCCGATCGGTTTGCGCAATCCAGAGGCGTTTTTCGAGGTGCTGGATCGTTTTCCACAGGCTCGCGCGGTGCTGTGGGGGCATGTGCACCAGGAAATCGACCGCGAACGCAACGGCGTGCGCCTGTTGGCCTCGCCTTCGACGTGCATTCAGTTCGAGCCGGGGAGTGATGACTTCAAGGTCGGTGAGCAGGCGCCGGGGTATCGCTGGTTGCGGTTGTTGCCGGATGGGCGATTGGAGACTGGCGTGGAGCGTGTCACCGGTTTTGCTTTTACCGTTGATTACGGTTCCGAAGGTTACTGATTTTCGATCAAGAGCCCCTCACCCCAGCCCTCTCCCTGTATGTACCGGAGACATGGTGGACACATGTTCGGAGACATGGTGGACGGTTTTAGATCTTCTTACCTGCCATAACGATCTGCAAGTTCAAGTCGATTCGGGCGATGCGATGTCTACTCCAGTAGACATCGTGGATGCCGTCCTCCGTCGTTTCCCGGATAGCTACTGACTTCCCGTAAAAAGCTTTCCCGACTGTGTATTCACGGTTCCTCCAGTAGATCTCGCCCTTTACCTGAACCTTCCTGACCACATCACCATCGTCGTACTCCGGCGCTGCGGGTTGCTCCTGATATTCCCTTGAGCTGCTGCTGTACCGAGTAGCAGGAACCTGCATGTCCAGCGCTTGATGCGGGCGCTTCTGGTTGTAAATATCACGCCAGATATCAAACGCCCGTTGCGCGCTGTTGAGATCGTTAAAGTGCTGACCCTGGAGGACTTCATTTTTCAGACTGCGGTGGAAGCGTTCCAGCTTTCCTTGGGTTTGCGGATGATAAGGTCGAGAGTGGCCGACCTTGATGCCTTGACTCATCAGCCAGACCTCCAGCGCGGTATAAACGCCTGTCTGATCACCCCATGGAGAGCCGTTGTCCATCGTCATGCGCAAAGGCAGGCCATAGCGCCGAAAGGCCCGGACCAGATGCTCCTGGACGGTGTCGCGCTGCTCATTGATACACGCCGCGATGCACAGTGAAAACCGCGAATGATCGTCCAGTATCGTCAACGGATGGCAACGCCCCTGACCCAGACTGATATGCCCCTTGAAGTCCATCTGCCAAAGATCGTTGGGCGCTTCATGCTCAAAACGGATAAACGGTTTGATCTCGGCGGCCTTTGGATCAACGCGTGAATGACGCTGTAAAACCGCATGCACGGTACTGACCGAAGGCATCACTAAGCCGTTGTCTTCCAACACACGTTTGAGCTTGCGAGCGCCCCAGGCCGCGTACTCCTGACTCACGGTCAAAATCTGCTGTTCAACCTCATCAGCACATCGCTTGGGTGATGTCTTCGGTCGTCGAGACTGATCGTTCAGTCCTTCTGCACCCAGGTTTTCAAACCTGTTAAGCCATTTATAGGCGGTGCTTGGGCTGATATTAAATCGACGGCAAAGCTGCCGGACATTGGCCCCTTCTTGCCGAGCCAAAAGCACGAATTCTGAACGAAGCTGCACAGTGGACACCTCTTCCCAAGACACAGGTCATCTCCTTAGTGATGAGCAATGTGCCTATTAAAAAGTGTCCACCATGTCTCCGAACACCTGTCCACCATGTGTCCGGTACATACACTCCCGGAGGGAGAGGGGGCCGACCGAGGTGTATTGCGTCATGCGTCGACCTGAAATACTGAGTTGATTATGGATTCGCCCAATCACTTTCAGGTCGGTGTATCTCTTTAATATCCCCCATTCAGTCCCCTCTCCCTTTGGGAGAGGGCTAGGGTGAGGGCCGCCCCTGCTGAATAACCAATTTCTCGAAACCACCCCCAATCCGCTCTTCTCTCCCTGTAAACTCCGCAAACCCAAACCGACACTCAGGGAGCTCAAATGTCCGGTTCGATCCTCTATATCCACGGTTTCAACAGCGCCCCGGCCTCGAAAAAGGCCTGTCAGCTGGTCGCGGTCATGGAGCAGCTGGGTTTGAGCGACAAGTTGCGTGTCCCGGCCCTGCATCACCACCCGCGTGAAGCCATCGGTCAGTTGGAGCAGGCGATTGCCGAACTGGGTCGGCCGTTGCTGGTGGGAAGCTCACTCGGCGGCTACTATGCGACTCACCTGGCCGAGCGCCACGGCTTGAAAGCCCTGCTGGTCAACCCGGCCGTCAGTCCGCACCGGATGTTTGACGGGTACCTGGGCACGCAGAAAAACCTGTATACCGATGAGACCTGGGAACTGACCCACGACCATGTGACGGCCCTGGCCGAGCTGGAAGTGCCGGCCCCACAGGATGCGCAGCGTTATCAGGTGTGGTTGCAGACCGGTGATGAAACACTGGATTATCGCCTCGCCCAGCAGTATTACCGGGCCTGTGTCCTGCGGATTCAGGCCGGCGGCGACCATAGTTTCCAGGGGTTTGCCGGGCAATTGCCGGCGTTGCTGAGTTTTGCCGGCATTGGCGCCGATTTGTATCAGGCAATTGATTTCACCGCACTGTGAAGTCTTGCCCCTTTTTCATTGAATCACTGACGACGAGACCCTATGGCCACTCCCAGCGCTAGCTCTTATAACGCCGACGCCATCGAAGTCCTCTCGGGCCTCGACCCGGTGCGCAAACGCCCCGGCATGTACACCGACACCAGTCGGCCGAACCACCTTGCCCAGGAAGTCATCGACAACAGCGTCGACGAAGCCCTGGCCGGCCACGCCAAATCGGTGCAGGTGATCCTGCACGCCGATCACTCGCTGGAAGTCAGCGACGACGGCCGTGGCATGCCGGTCGACATTCACCCGGAAGAGGGCGTGTCGGGCGTTGAGCTGATCCTCACCAAACTCCATGCGGGCGGCAAGTTTTCCAACAAGAACTACCAGTTCTCCGGCGGTCTGCACGGGGTGGGTATTTCCGTGGTCAACGCCTTGTCGACCGAAGTCCGGGTGCGCGTCAAGCGTGACGGCAACGAGTACCAGATGACCTTCGCCGATGGCTTCAAAGCCACCGAACTGGAAATCGTCGGCACCGTCGGCAAGCGCAATACCGGCACCAGCGTGTACTTCGCGCCGGACCCGAAATACTTCGATTCACCGAAATTCTCCATCAGCCGCCTCAAGCACGTGCTCAAGGCCAAGGCTGTGCTGTGTCCGGGGCTGCTGGTCAGCTTCGAAGACAAAGGCACCGGCGAGAAAGTCGAATGGCATTACGAAGACGGCCTGCGCTCCTACCTGGTGGACGCGGTCAGCGAATTCGAACGCCTGCCGGACGAGCCGTTCTGCGGCAGCCTGGCCGGTAATAAAGAAGCGGTCGATTGGGCGCTGCTGTGGTTGCCGGAAGGTGGCGACGCGGTGCAGGAAAGCTACGTCAACCTGATCCCGACGGCGCAGGGCGGTACCCACGTCAACGGTCTGCGTCAGGGCTTGCTCGACGCGATGCGCGAGTTCTGCGAATTCCGCAGCCTGCTGCCGCGTGGCGTGAAGCTGGCGCCGGAAGACGTCTGGGAACGCATCGCTTTCGTGCTGTCGATGAAGATGCAGGAGCCGCAATTCTCCGGCCAGACCAAAGAGCGACTGTCGTCCCGTGAAGCGGCGGCGTTCGTCTCCGGTGTGGTCAAGGACGCCTTCAGCCTGTGGCTCAACGCCAACCCGGAAACCGGTCTGGCCCTGGCCGAACTGGCGATCAACAACGCCGGTCGCCGCCTCAAGGCCAGCAAGAAGGTCGAGCGCAAGCGCGTTACCCAGGGGCCGGCGCTGCCGGGCAAACTGGCCGATTGCGCCGGGCAGGACCCAATGCGTTCCGAGCTGTTCCTGGTCGAGGGTGATTCCGCCGGCGGTTCTGCCAAGCAAGCGCGGGACAAGGAATTCCAGGCGATCCTGCCGTTGCGCGGCAAGATCCTCAACACCTGGGAAGTCGATGGCAGCGAAGTGCTGGCCAGTCAGGAAGTGCACAACATCGCCGTGGCCATCGGTGTCGATCCCGGCGCCGCAGACATGAGCCAGCTGCGCTACGGCAAGATCTGCATCCTCGCCGACGCCGACTCCGACGGTCTGCACATCGCCACGCTGCTGTGCGCCTTGTTCGTCCAGCATTTCCGCCCGCTGGTGGATGCCGGTCACGTCTACGTGGCGATGCCGCCGCTGTACCGCATCGACCTCGGCAAAGAGATCTACTATGCCCTCGACGAAGCCGAGCGCGACGGGATTCTCGACCGTCTGGTGGCCGAAAAGAAACGCGGCAAGCCACAGGTCACCCGATTCAAGGGTCTGGGCGAAATGAACCCGCCGCAGCTGCGTGAAACCACCATGGACCCGAACACCCGGCGACTGGTGCAACTGACGCTGGGCGATGATTTCGCCGAGACCTCGGAAATGATGGACATGCTGCTGGCGAAGAAACGCGCCGGTGACCGCAAGACCTGGCTCGAATCCAAGGGCAACCTCGCCGAGGTGCTGGCCTGATGCGCTTCGGCGTCGCCCTGGCATGTGCGTTGCTGCTGGGCTCGATGACGGTGGCGGCCGAGCCGGTGCCCGAGTTGAAGCTGCTGGCCGAGCATCCGGTCGACGGCATGCGCGGCGGCAACCTCTCGGGGTTGGCGGTGTGCGGCAAGGATTTGTGGACGGTGTCCGACCGTGACGACGAGCAGATCTATCGCCTGAACACGGGCGATCAGGTCTGGCAGGCCGAAACCGTGCACCTCGACGTGCCGAAAGTACCCGACAGCGGCTTGCCGTGGGGCTTGAGTTCGCGCACCTGGGCGGCGTCGTTCATCCGTGGCGGCGACCTCGATTTCGAAGGGATCACCTGCGACAGCGCCGGTAACCGCTACATCGTCAGCGAAGCCCATGCGGCGGTGCTGCAGGTGTCGCCCGAGGGGACGGCGTCGTGGCTGAAAATCTCGCCGATGCTGGTCAAGGAAGCCCGGGCCAGCGGTATGTTGCTGCACTTCAATGCGTTGTTCGAAGGACTGGCGATCAACCCGGCGGGCGATGAAATGTGGCTGGCGGCCGAGCGTGAACGGCGTGGCCTGCTGAAGATCAAGCGTCAGCAAACGGTCTGGGATTGCCACGGCGGCTGCGTTTTGCTCAGCGAAGCCGGGGTGGAGATGCAGCCACCGCAGTTCCCCAAGGCTCGCGCCGTCAGCCGTGATTTCGCCGACCTGTCGCTGTTCAACGGCAAGCTGTTCACCCTTGAGCGCAATGCGTTCAGGGTCTGTCGGCGTGATGCGGTGACGGCCAAGGTCGAACGCTGCTGGTCGTTTGCTGAAGAGGCCTTGCAGCCACAACGGCTTTATTCCCAGGCCTACGGTCTGGCGGAAGCCTTGGTGGTGGACGCCGACGGCGCGTGGATTGGCCTGGACAATAACGACGGTGTCCGCGCCGATGGCGAGAAACGCCCGATCGTCTGGCGCTTCGCTGCGCCTGAAGGTGGCTGGAGCGCCAAGCCGTGAGCCAGCAACCGCCGGGCAAGCGCGCCGGCCGGGTATTGATGATTCTGGCCTGGTGCGCGGCGTTGTTTCTGGCGACGCGGTTTTTTGGCCAGTGGGAGCAGCGCCAGCAGAATCCGAACGTGGTGATCACGTCCGAGCAGCATGACGGCGTGATCGAAGTGAAGCTGGCCGGCAATGCCCAAGGGCATTTTGTCGCCAGCGGCCAGATCAACGGTGAGCCGGTGGAGTTCATGCTCGACACCGGCGCCACCGATGTGGCGATCCCGGCGGATCTGGCCAAACGGTTGAAACTGGAAGAGGGTTTCGGTGTAACCCTGAGCACGGCCAACGGCCTGAGCCAGGGCTACCGGACCAAAATCGACCGCCTGCAACTGGGCGACATCGTGCTGCGGGACGTCCGCGCACTGGTGGCGCCGGGGCTGCATGGCGATCAGGTGCTGCTCGGCATGAGCGCCCTGAACAAACTTGAATTTACCCAGCGCGGTGGCACCATGCTGCTGCGCCAGACAACGAACCGATGAGGCCCGCATGAGCGACTCCCTTGATCTCAGCCTGGACGGTGTAGAACGCCGCTCGCTGGCTGACTTCACCGAAAATGCCTACCTCAACTACTCCATGTACGTGATCATGGACCGTGCTTTGCCGCATATCGGCGACGGCCTGAAACCGGTACAGCGGCGTATCGTCTACGCCATGAGCGAACTGGGGCTGGATGCCGATTCCAAGCACAAGAAATCGGCGCGTACCGTCGGTGACGTGCTCGGCAAGTTCCACCCGCACGGCGACTCGGCGTGCTACGAAGCGATGGTGCTGATGGCTCAGCCGTTCAGCTATCGCTACACACTGGTCGACGGCCAGGGCAACTGGGGTGCGCCGGACGATCCGAAGTCCTTCGCCGCCATGCGTTACACCGAAGCCCGTCTGTCGCGCTATTCCGAAGTGCTGCTCAGCGAGCTGGGCCAGGGCACCGCCGACTGGGGCCCGAACTTCGACGGCACCCTGCAGGAACCGCTGGTGTTGCCGGCACGTTTGCCGAACATCCTGCTCAACGGCACCACCGGTATCGCCGTGGGCATGGCCACCGATGTGCCACCGCACAACCTGCGCGAAGTCGCCACTGCCTGCGTGCGCCTGCTCGATGAGCCGAAAGCCACGGTCGAACAGCTCTGCGAACACATTCAGGGCCCGGACTACCCGACCGAAGCGGAAATCATCACCCCGCGCGCCGACCTGCTGAAAATGTACGAAACCGGCAAGGGCTCGGTGCGCATGCGCGCCGTGTACCACGTCGAGGACGGCGACATCATCGTCACCGCGTTGCCGCACCAGGTGTCTGGCGCCAAGGTGCTGGAGCAGATCGCCGCGCTGATGCAGGCCAAACCGTCGAAAGCGCCGCAGATCGCTGACCTGCGTGACGAATCCGACCACGAAAACCCGTGCCGCATCGTGATCATTCCGGTCAACAGCCGCGTCGATCACGAAGCGCTGATGCAGCACCTGTTCGCCAGCACCGAGCTGGAGTCGACCTACCGGGTCAACGTCAACATCATCGGTCTGGACGGCAAGCCACAGCTGAAAAACCTCCGTGCGTTGCTGGTCGAATGGCTGGAATTCCGCGTGCTGACCGTGCGTCGCCGCCTGCAATTTCGCCTCGACAAGGTCGAGCGTCGCCTGCACCTGTTGGACGGCTTGCTGATCGCTTACCTCAACCTGGATGAAGTGATCCACATCATCCGCACCGAGGAGCACCCGAAAGCCAAGCTGATCGAACGTTTCGCCCTCAGCGAGATTCAGGCCGACTACATCCTCGACACCCGTCTGCGTCAGTTGGCGCGACTGGAAGAGATGAAGTTGCGCGACGAGCAGGACGAACTGCTCAAGGAACAAGCCAAGCTGCAAGCGCTGCTGGGCAGCGAAGCCAAGCTGAAGAAGCTGGTGCGCACCGAGCTGCTGAAAGACGCTGAAACCTATGGCGATGACCGTCGTTCACCCATCGTCGAACGTGCAGAAGCCAAGGCGCTGACCGAACACGACCTGTTGCCGAACGAAAAAGTGACTGTCGTGTTGTCGGAAAAAGGCTGGATCCGTTCGGCCAAAGGACACGACATCGACGCCACTGGCCTGTCGTATAAGGCCGGTGACGGCTTCAAGACCTCGGCGGCGGGGCGCTCCAACCAGTTTGCAGTGTTTATCGACTCCACCGGCCGCAGCTATTCGGTCGCCGCGCACACCTTGCCGTCGGCCCGGGGCCAGGGCGAGCCGTTGACCGGCCGTCTGACGCCGCCGCCCGGCGCCACGTTCGAGTGCGTGCTGATGCCGGAAGACGATGCGCTGTATGTGATCGCGTCCGATGCCGGTTACGGCTTCGTGGTCAAAGGCGAAGACCTGCAAGCCAAGAACAAGGCCGGTAAGGCCCTGCTGAGTCTGCCGAACAACGCCAAAGTCATCGCGCCGCGGCCAGTGGCCGATCGTGAGCAGAACTGGCTGGCCTCGGTCACGACCGAAGGTCGCCTGCTGATCTTCAAAATCAGCGATCTGCCACAATTAGGGAAGGGCAAGGGCAACAAGATCATCGGTATTTCCGGTGAGCGTGTGGCCAGTCGCGAAGAATATGTCACGGACATCGCCGTACTGCCGGAAGGCGCCACGTTGGTGCTGCAGGCCGGAAAACGGACCCTGTCGCTGAAGGCCGACGACCTCGAACACTACAAGGGTGAACGTGGCCGTCGTGGCAACAAGCTGCCAAGGGGCTTCCAGAGGGTGGATGCGCTGCTCGTCGAAAACCTCAATTAGGCGAAAACGCCCACCTAGAGGCGTCGATCTACGATTTAACGCGTAGATCGACGCTTTGGCGCTGGAGTCGGAACGCATATTCACGGATGATATGGCCTTTCCAAACGCCGGCGTGGCCGAGCGTTCTTCATATTTATTGAGTATTTTCACTGTGGTCAGCCTTGTGGCGGCCACCTGGACGGGATGATGACTGCTCTGCGCCCCCTTATTTTCCTGCTCGCCGGCGTTTTGGGCCTGGCGGGTTGCAGCGTTCACCAGCCGGTGTCGCTGTATCAGCTGGACAGCGGAAGTCCGGCTCAGCCTGCGCAAAGCGCAGGCATGGCGGTTTTGTTGGGTCCGGTAGTCATTGCTGATTACCTGCAACGTGAAACCCTGCTGCAACGTCAACCGGACGGTAGTCTGCAAGCGGCGACCGACGGTCGCTGGGCGGGCAGCCTTTCGTCGGATATCGATCAATTGCTGATGCGTCAGGTGGCCGGTCATCTCGACAGCCAGCGTGTGGTGCTGGCGCCGGCGACCCTGGGTTTTACCCCGGATGTGCAGGTGTTGCTGACCATCACGCGTCTGGACTCGGGTGAGAAACAACCGGCGATCCTCGATGCGCAATGGCGCTTGATCGACCGTCGTGGTCAGGTGCGCGATAACCGCATCGTCCACCTGCAGGAGCTGCATGCCGGCACCACGGCTTCGCAGGTTCAGGCGCAAGGCATTCTGCTGCAGCGTCTGGCCGAGCAGTTGTCGGTGGCGCTCAAACCGTTGGCCAATCAGCCGCCGGTGGCTGAAGCACCGCGTAAAGCGGCACCCAAACCGGCCGCGCCGGCAGCGGAAGCCGAGAAGCAGCCAAAGATTCCGATGGCTTCGCCGATTCGCACCGATATGGAAGTGTTCCGCTTCTAAGCCGGATCGAGTCAGAACAGAGCCCGCCTTGTGCGGGCTTTGTTGTGTCTGGGGTTTGGTGGGGGAGATCACAAGCCCCTCACCCTAACCCTCTCCCGGAGGGAGAGGGGACTGACCGAGGTGTCTGGTGCTATGCATCGACCTGAAAGCGCTTGGCGATTATGGATTCACAGCTGGGCGTTCACGTCGCTGCAGGTCTTCAATATTCCCGGATCGGTTCCCTCTCCCGGAGGGAGAGGGGACTGACCGAGGTGTCTGGTGCTATGCATCGACCTGAAAGAGCCTGGCGATTATGGATTCACAGCAGGCATTCAAGTCGCTGCAGGTCTTCAATATTCCCGAATCGGTGCCCTCTCCCGGAGCGAGAGAGAGCCGACTGAGGTGTCTGGTGCTATGCATCGACCTGAAAGAACCTGGCGATTATAAATCCACAGCGGGGAATTCAAGTCGCTGCAGGTCTTCAATATTCCCGGATCGGTTCCCTCTCCCGGAGGGAGAGGGGACTGACCGAGGTGTCTGGTGCTATGCATCGACCTGAAAGCGCTTGGCGATTATGAATTCACAGCTGGGCGTTCACGTCGCTGCAGGTCTTCAATATTCCCGAATCGGTTCCATCTCCCCGAGGGAGAGGGCTGGGGTGAGGTTATGCATCGACCTGAAAGAGTCTGGCGATTATGAATTCACAGCGGGGCGTTCA encodes:
- a CDS encoding YqiA/YcfP family alpha/beta fold hydrolase; this encodes MSGSILYIHGFNSAPASKKACQLVAVMEQLGLSDKLRVPALHHHPREAIGQLEQAIAELGRPLLVGSSLGGYYATHLAERHGLKALLVNPAVSPHRMFDGYLGTQKNLYTDETWELTHDHVTALAELEVPAPQDAQRYQVWLQTGDETLDYRLAQQYYRACVLRIQAGGDHSFQGFAGQLPALLSFAGIGADLYQAIDFTAL
- the cytX gene encoding putative hydroxymethylpyrimidine transporter CytX, with translation MSIQPSTYSPDLAVPADKRVFGGRDLFSLWFSLGIGLMVLQTGALLAPGLGLSGSLLAIFLGTLVGVLLLAAVGVIGSDTGLSSMAALKLSLGSKGASLPALLNLLQLIGWGSFEIIVMRDAASLLGTRAFSEGSLWASPMLWTLCFGALATLLAVSGPLTFVRKILRKWGIWLILAACIWLTWNLFAKADLAALWARAGDGSMPFAVGFDIAIAMPLSWLPLIADYSRFGKRAKNVFGGTAIGFFIGNFWLMSLGVAYTLAFAPSGEVNALLLALAGAGLGIPLLLILLDESENAFADIHSAAVSSGILLRLKVEHLALAIGVLCTLIALLAPLAQYQNFLLLIGSVFAPLFGVVLVDHFILRKRSAQVASAALRWPALLAWLGGISTYHLLANLYPDVGATLPALVLAGLLQLVLGRAFSYGPETARV
- a CDS encoding IS481 family transposase; this translates as MSWEEVSTVQLRSEFVLLARQEGANVRQLCRRFNISPSTAYKWLNRFENLGAEGLNDQSRRPKTSPKRCADEVEQQILTVSQEYAAWGARKLKRVLEDNGLVMPSVSTVHAVLQRHSRVDPKAAEIKPFIRFEHEAPNDLWQMDFKGHISLGQGRCHPLTILDDHSRFSLCIAACINEQRDTVQEHLVRAFRRYGLPLRMTMDNGSPWGDQTGVYTALEVWLMSQGIKVGHSRPYHPQTQGKLERFHRSLKNEVLQGQHFNDLNSAQRAFDIWRDIYNQKRPHQALDMQVPATRYSSSSREYQEQPAAPEYDDGDVVRKVQVKGEIYWRNREYTVGKAFYGKSVAIRETTEDGIHDVYWSRHRIARIDLNLQIVMAGKKI
- a CDS encoding RsiV family protein, whose product is MSLFKIASVAAIALTLGACANLFQPNYRTPLETTRDASETLKPGCSNPDCPLVNIDTLHFPAEPALDGIIEKRLLQMTRTEANEPVAPTLAAYREQFLRTAGPRNSSYLQAKVREQHDGLVIIELSSYLDTGGAHGTPGRGFINYSRQQHKVLNLSDMLLPGQEEAFWKAAQVAHNSWLISTKLDQEAEFVKNWPFVKTPNVALTYGGVILKYDVSTLAPYALGHVELKIPYPRLNGIVKPELFPGRN
- the cpdA gene encoding 3',5'-cyclic-AMP phosphodiesterase translates to MPSVSTLTTADAALLVQLSDSHLFAEADSTLLGMNTRQSLQKVIELVLGQQPQIDLILATGDISQDGTLESYQQFRQMSAQIAAPARWIPGNHDEPMIMAEAAVQSALLESVVDIGNWRVTLLDSAVPGSVPGYLQDDQLQLLARSLSEAPERHHLVCLHHHPVSIGCAWMAPIGLRNPEAFFEVLDRFPQARAVLWGHVHQEIDRERNGVRLLASPSTCIQFEPGSDDFKVGEQAPGYRWLRLLPDGRLETGVERVTGFAFTVDYGSEGY
- a CDS encoding NUDIX domain-containing protein encodes the protein MTDFANATPATVDVVKRERCYQGFYKLDRLHLRHELFAGGMSREIDREVFVRHDAVCLLPYDPQRDEVVLIEQFRVGALGKTDNPWLVELVAGLIDKAEVPEEVAHREAQEEAGLDIKALWPMTQYFPSPGGSNEFVYLFLGRCSTEGVGGLHGLEEEAEDIRVTVWAFEDALQAVRDGRIANAASIIALQWLALNRAEVRGLWS
- a CDS encoding DUF1249 domain-containing protein translates to MVVNKLRDRYRVDLAGLQAACEANYARLMRLVPDMRNDPEARRIAVTQGEQMLGVLALEVLQTCPYTTTLQVRQEHSLPWLPVPQLEVQVYHDARMAEVISAEHARRFRGIYPYPNAAMHQPDEKAQLNLFLGEWLSHCLALGHEYEVVR